In Fusarium oxysporum f. sp. lycopersici 4287 chromosome 6, whole genome shotgun sequence, a single window of DNA contains:
- a CDS encoding hypothetical protein (At least one base has a quality score < 10), producing the protein MRAVQWCSIKGGIEKNLKPVMDAKLPKHAQSLPKGHTLVKVAYASLNHLDYKVAEMPLCNIMFPKPATPGLDFSGTIVSTTLDDFEEGQRVFGRAELPSGGTMAEYAVVGGAGIAALPDGVFLKEAACIGICGTTALQCLRPFVQPGDRVFINGGSGGVGIFAIQIAKALGCSHVTTTCSAANAEFCRNLGADEIIDYNSENPLEVLKKSEEQFDCILDTVFINPYMYWQCHQYLKPHGTYVCVGLPPRFQTFKSLLTIKLLPRWLGGGKRKFKYHSVIANQRDFTQVARWIRDGKINTFIEQEFALDDAGRAYARLKAGRTRGKLVVRVGGEPGSDQYDLDL; encoded by the coding sequence ATGCGCGCCGTACAATGGTGCTCAATCAAAGGCGGCATCGAGAAAAACCTTAAGCCAGTCATGGATGCAAAACTTCCCAAACACGCTCAGTCACTCCCAAAAGGCCACACGCTCGTGAAAGTCGCATACGCATCGCTTAATCATCTCGACTACAAAGTGGCCGAAATGCCTCTGTGCAACATAATGTTCCCCAAGCCTGCCACGCCGGGGCTTGACTTTTCCGGCACAATTGTTTCCACGACGTTGGACGATTTCGAAGAAGGCCAGCGTGTCTTTGGGAGAGCCGAGTTACCCAGTGGTGGAACCATGGCAGAGTATGCTGTTGTCGGAGGCGCAGGAATAGCTGCTTTGCCTGATGGTGTGTTCCTCAAAGAAGCAGCTTGTATTGGTATCTGCGGTACCACTGCTTTGCAATGTCTTCGACCGTTCGTGCAGCCGGGAGACAGAGTTTTTATCAACGGCGGTAGTGGAGGCGTTGGTATTTTCGCTATTCAGATTGCCAAAGCCCTGGGCTGTTCTCATGTCACAACCACTTGCTCAGCGGCCAACGCCGAGTTTTGCCGAAATCTTGGTGCCGATGAGATTATCGATTACAACTCTGAGAATCCACTTGAGGTGCTCAAGAAGAGTGAAGAGCAATTTGACTGCATCCTTGACACGGTCTTTATCAATCCGTACATGTACTGGCAGTGCCACCAATACCTCAAGCCCCACGGAACATATGTCTGCGTTGGCCTACCACCAAGATTCCAGACCTTTAAGTCTCTCCTTACCATCAAACTGTTACCGAGATGGCTCGGGGGCGGAAAGCGAAAGTTCAAGTATCATTCGGTGATTGCGAACCAGAGGGATTTCACTCAAGTTGCCCGCTGGATCAGAGATGGGAAGATTAACACTTTTATTGAGCAGGAGTTTGCATTGGATGATGCAGGAAGGGCTTATGCGAGACTGAAAGCGGGAAGGACGAGGGGAAAGTTGGTCGTTCGTGTTGGAGGAGAGCCTGGCAGCGATCAGTATGACCTTGATCTTTGA
- a CDS encoding hypothetical protein (At least one base has a quality score < 10), with the protein MASETSSVPRIPSSAPDFIDNERFFTREKAKPRTLYVCLYYNGSSTRAWRLFFFLFIFLFILVFFFFLGLVVIFVLVISHLLTRAALNNAGNDAGPDTTVDHTSEEKQGRQQGHPTRERTTQLLEFSGWEGINALQKLHHFAVWIGSSPIYSDNWREAVGRSLEIENATRWSSWYKVISVALDKKAQIVQFMVDHDKDIGSAHLSGADWDILSKTHTFSSSPLPRQL; encoded by the exons ATGGCATCGGAAACTTCGTCCGTACCAAGGATACCATCTTCCGCCCCCGATTTCATCGATAATGAGAGATTTTTCACCAGAGAGAAGGCGAAGCCTCGCACTTTATATGTCTGCTTATACTATAATGGTTCGTCTACGAGAGCTTGgcgcctcttcttcttcctcttcatcttcctcttcatcctcgtcttctttttcttcctcggcctcgtcgtcatcttcgttCTCGTCATCTCTCA CCTTCTCACACGCGCTGCCCTTAATAACGCTGGCAACGACGCTG GGCCCGATACCACGGTGGATCACACATCAGAGGAGAAGCAGGGGAGACAGCAGGGACATCCGACGAGAGAGAGGACTACTCAGCTATTAGAATTTAGCGGATGGGAAGGCATTAATGCTCTCCAGAAGCTCCACCATTTCGCAGTTTGGATTGGAAGCTCTCCAATCTATAGTGATAACTGGCGCGAAGCTGTGGGTCGCAGTCTCGAGATCGAGAACGCAACACGGTGGTCCTCATGGTATAAAGTTATCAGTGTCGCCCTCGATAAGAAGGCACAGATCGTCCAGTTTATGGTAGACCATGACAAGGACATCGGCTCTGCTCATCTATCAGGCGCCGACTGGGATATACTGTCGAAAACGCATACTTTTTCCTCCAGCCCTTTACCGAGGCAACTTTGA
- a CDS encoding hypothetical protein (At least one base has a quality score < 10): protein MSSSIALPAGPSATPSCHKGTGSSANSPYSTSPSCSPPSAGRDKALHARRLSFLGSFLSRQECTVINIGEPNSPPWLICYVSSSQGFDWNPEIFLPSCIDCDYVPLENRRDPVDEIFLTDEESKNMLPQ from the exons ATGTCGTCCTCCATCGCTCTTCCCGCTGGCCCCTCGGCTACGCCCTCTTGTCACAAGGGCACTGGCTCTTCTGCCAATAGTCCTTACTCGACCTCGCCTTCATGCTCCCCGCCTTCGGCTGGCAGGGACAAAGCGCTGCACGCCCGCCGACTAAGCTTCCTAG GCTCCTTTCTCTCCAGGCAAGAATGCACCGTCATTAATATCGGTGAACCGAACAGCCCTCCTTGGCTG ATCTGCTACGTCTCCTCCAGCCAGGGTTTTGACTGGAATCCGG AGATCTTCCTTCCCTCCTGCATCGATTGCGACTACGTTCCCCTCGAGAACCGCCGAGACCCCGTCGATGAGATCTTCCTTACCGACGAAGAGTCCAAGAACATGCTGCCTCAATAA
- a CDS encoding pyruvate, water dikinase (At least one base has a quality score < 10) codes for MIRALGPKGIPVPPGFATSSYAYWHYVDANNIRGKIDELVSQWQAGHQTLAEAGHAIRNLFLRGTWPADTAEAILSGYRDLCDKAQVDNLSVAVRSSATAEDLPDASFAGQQETYLNVQGDDALLDACRRCYASLFTDRAISYRQIKEFSHASVALSIGVQQMVRSDIGGSGVMFSIDTESGFDKIVLINAAWGLGENVVQGTVNPDEYQVFKPLLANMNLTLILSKKLGDKSIKMTYKVGERGHTLTTGLSIGDKAVSGRTCLLTSVSDMDKFIDGSILVTEATDPDWVPVMKRAAAIITDQGGRTSHAAIVSRELGVPAVVGTGNATYVLHTGQDVTVSCAEGDSGLVYDGISEITTQMVHISELPSVRTKIMLNLANPAAAYRWWRIPVDGIGLAHMEFVVSNAIQVHPMALIHFEHLKDEQAKREIDKLTTGYAYKPDYFVDKLASGLATLCSAVYPKPAIIRMSDFKTNEYARLIGGAEFELKEENPMIGFRGASRYYSPRYKEGFALGCRAVKRVREEMGLTNAIVMIPFCRTIKEARKVLDVMEENGLKRGENGLKVYVMCEIPSNVILASSFTQHFDGFSIGSNNLAQLTLGVDRDSGELAGLFNEQDEAVKWMIARAIEVARREGCKIGLCGEAPSNHPEFAKFLVDAGIDSISVSPDSFVQVMKHVVASERGS; via the exons ATGATTCGAGCCCTTGGACCCAAAGGAATTCCAGTGCCACCAGGCTTCGCGACATCCTCCTATGCCTATTGGCACTATGTCGATGCCAATAACATCCGCGGCAAAATCGATGAACTGGTCAGTCAATGGCAGGCTGGTCATCAGACCCTTGCTGAGGCAGGCCATGCCATACGGAACTTGTTCCTGCGTGGAACTTGGCCAGCTGATACTGCAGAGGCCATCTTGTCCGGCTATCGCGACCTGTGCGATAAAGCTCAGGTTGACAATCTGAGCGTTGCAGTACGATCTAGCGCAACAGCTGAAGATCTTCCTGATGCTAGTTTCGCTGGACAGCAGGAAACATACTTGAATGTTCAAGGGGACGATGCACTGCTAGATGCCTGTCGACGATGCTACGCTTCACTTTTCACAGACCGAGCCATCAGCTATCGCCAAATTAAGGAGTTCAGCCATGCAAGCGTGGCTCTCTCCATCGGAGTACAACAAATGGTTCGTTCTGACATCGGCGGTTCGGGCGTCATGTTCTCTATCGATACAGAGAGTGGATTCGACAAGATTGTGCTCATCAATGCTGCCTGGGGCCTTGGAGAGAATGTTGTTCAGGGCACTGTCAACCCAGATGAGTACCAAGTTTTCAAGCCTCTCTTGGCCAATATGAACCTTACGCTAATTCTAAGCAAGAAACTCGGCGACAAGTCAATCAAGATG ACCTACAAGGTCGGTGAACGTGGTCATACCTTAACCACGGGACTGTCTATTGGCGATAAAGCAGTTTCTGGGCGTACCTGCTTGCTCACTTCGGTGTCGGACATGGACAAGTTTATCGATGGCTCGATTCTGGTAACCGAGGCTACAGACCCTGACTGGGTTCCTGTCATGAAGCGAGCTGCCGCTATCATCACAGACCAAGGTGGGCGTACTTCTCACGCCGCCATTGTCAGTCGAGAATTAGGTGTTCCAGCGGTAGTGGGTACAGGAAATGCCACCTACGTTCTGCACACTGGCCAGGATGTCACTGTATCGTGTGCAGAAGGTGATTCAGGTCTCGTCTATGATGGCATCTCGGAGATCACCACCCAGATGGTTCACATATCTGAACTCCCTTCGGTCCGAACAAAGATCATGCTGAATCTGGCCAACCCTGCAGCTGCATACCGCTGGTGGAGAATCCCAGTCGATGGCATCGGACTTGCTCATATGGAATTTGTAGTCAGCAATGCTATACAAGTCCATCCTATGGCTCTTATTCACTTTGAGCATCTCAAGGATGAACAAGCCAAGAGAGAGATTGACAAGTTGACGACAGGCTATGCCTACAAGCCTGATTACTTTGTCGACAAGTTGGCATCCGGCCTTGCAACTCTGTGTTCCGCTGTCTACCCCAAACCAGCCATCATCAGGATGAGCGATTTCAAGACGAACGAGTATGCTCGTCTGATAGGTGGTGCTGAGTTTGAACTGAAAGAGGAGAATCCTATGATTGGATTTCGTGGGGCATCACGCTATTACTCACCTCGCTATAAGGAGGGCTTTGCTCTGGGATGCCGGGCTGTCAAGAGGGTACGAGAGGAAATGGGTCTCACCAATGCCATCGTCATGATACCCTTCTGTCGAACAATCAAAGAAGCCCGAAAGGTGCTAGACGTTATGGAAGAGAACGGTCTaaagagaggagagaatgGTCTCAAGGTCTATGTCATGTGCGAGATTCCATCCAATGTCATCCTAGCCTCGAGCTTCACCCAACACTTTGACGGGTTCTCCATTGGGTCCAACAATCTGGCCCAGCTCACACTCGGTGTAGACCGAGACTCTGGGGAGTTGGCAGGTTTGTTCAACGAGCAGGATGAGGCTGTCAAATGGATGATTGCTAGAGCTATTGAAGTGGCTCGTCGGGAAGGATGCAAGATTGGGCTATGTGGAGAGGCACCGAGCAATCATCCTGAGTTTGCTAAATTCTTGGTTGATGCGGGAATTGATTCTATCTCTGTCAGCCCGGATAGTTTTGTTCAGGTTATGAAACACGTGGTGGCTAGTGAACGGGGCTCGTAA
- a CDS encoding L-lactate dehydrogenase yields MGSASRVAIVGVGEVGGAVAYNLALNSIPGELLLVDLDLNLRNAQIEDLSDVIYSTNSSTRVRPATYREAAQSDLVVITAASKHTLGKRPSILVFATDLWFFQGQTTVDYTSRNTSMIREVMEAMKPFRPDTVLLVVANPVDLLTSLAKDMAGLPPSQVIGTGTTLDTYRLRGMVASRALVSPSAVDAFVVGRHGEDQVVTWSSASIGAVPNADVQMFNALDRNRIELICKRRSQSIIRGKGSAPFGIASVAANLCCSVILDKRAVYPVSHFQEQYGCCLSMPAVIGRKGILSSVPLSLDAGEEVAVKASGKLVKESVESIQRDWW; encoded by the exons ATGGGCTCAGCATCTCGAGTAGCGATTGTAGGCGTCGGCGAAGTCGGCGGTGCCGTCGCTTATAACCTTGCACTGAATTCTATCCCCGGCGAGTTGCTTCTCGTCGACCTCGATCTCAATCTGAGAAATGCTCAGATCGAAGATCTCTCCGATGTCATCTACAGTACTAATAGCAGTACACGTGTACGTCCAGCCACGTATCGTGAGGCCGCTCAGAGCGACCTCGTGGTCATAACCGCTGCATCTAAACACACGTTAGGTAAGCGTCCAAGTATACTTGTTTTTGCTACAGACTTATGGTTCTTTCAAGGGCAGACAACGGTTGACTATACGTCTCGGAACACTTCGATGATACGTGAGGTGATGGAGGCGATGAAACCTTTCCGACCTGACACGGTTTTGCTGGTTGTGGCAAATCCTGTTGACTTGCTAACATCCCTCGCCAAAGACATGGCGGGACTTCCTCCGTCTCAGGTCATCGGCACCGGTACTACTCTCGACACTTATAGACTTCGTGGGATGGTTGCATCTCGTGCTTTG GTATCACCGTCTGCTGTAGATGCATTCGTCGTGGGCCGTCACGGGGAAGACCAAGTAGTCACCTGGTCTTCAGCAAGCATTGGCGCGGTCCCTAATGCTGACGTACAAATGTTCAATGCTCTTGATCGCAATAGAATTGAACTAATCTGCAAGCGTCGATCGCAAAGTATCATACGGGGTAAAGGCTCTGCGCCGTTCGGGATTGCTTCAGTCGCTGCTAATTTGTGCTGTTCTGTTATCTTGGACAAGCGTGCGGTATACCCCGTTAGTCACTTTCAAGAGCAGTATGGATGTTGTCTCAGTATGCCTGCTGTTATTGGAAGAAAGGGGATTCTGAGTTCAGTTCCGTTGTCTTTGGATGCTGGGGAGGAGGTTGCGGTAAAGGCATCGGGAAAACTAGTGAAAGAAAGTGTTGAGTCGATCCAACGAGactggtggtga